In a genomic window of Cystobacter fuscus DSM 2262:
- a CDS encoding complex I subunit 4 family protein yields MSLFDTHLLNIVVYLPLLFVALLCLLPAGERGQVRAITLIGMLVDLALGAWAYLRFEPAGPEFQLEYRVRWLEQLGVSYHVGVDGLSISLVLLTVFIGPLVVLASRTAITERVKEFHIALLLLQVAMMGALVSLDVLLFYVFWEAMLIPMYLLVGVWGGEDRQAAAVKFFLYTLAGSLLMLVAIVALYFISGTAGTRSFDYAAIYNSLVEANRQLATCGEDCGRLTGMAGALYRWGPWMFAAFALAFAIKVPMWPLHTWLPDAYVQAPTGGTILLSAVMAKIGVYGFWRYAIPFFPAAMHQVRPVLAALAVVGIVYGALMCLAQRDIKKLIAYSSVSHLGYCMLGLVALTSEGASGSAYQMLNHGVATGALFLLFGLLHERRQTRLMSDYGGIAKVVPVYTTAFLIMTFSSVAVPGTNSFVGEFLVLLGTFKSNLSLGFGVFATLGVILGAAYMLWMVQKVFFGPLTHRDNQNLTDLNARELVTVLPFVVLVVVMGLKPQPFLDRINPATERFVSRASLGAPGSQVQPADVRINVMGLPPSGEAAAPHAQPAGPLADRR; encoded by the coding sequence GTGAGCCTCTTCGACACCCATCTGCTCAACATCGTCGTCTACCTGCCGCTGCTCTTCGTGGCGCTCCTGTGCCTGCTGCCCGCGGGCGAGCGCGGACAGGTGCGCGCGATCACTCTCATCGGCATGTTGGTGGACCTGGCGCTCGGCGCCTGGGCCTACCTGCGCTTCGAGCCCGCCGGCCCCGAGTTCCAGCTCGAGTACCGCGTGCGGTGGCTGGAGCAACTGGGCGTGAGCTACCACGTCGGCGTGGACGGACTGTCCATCAGCCTCGTGCTGCTCACCGTGTTCATCGGGCCCCTGGTGGTGCTGGCGTCGCGCACGGCCATCACCGAGCGTGTGAAGGAGTTCCACATCGCCCTGCTGCTCTTGCAGGTGGCGATGATGGGCGCGCTGGTGTCGCTGGACGTGCTGCTCTTCTACGTCTTCTGGGAGGCCATGCTCATCCCCATGTACCTGCTGGTGGGGGTGTGGGGGGGCGAGGATCGCCAGGCGGCGGCGGTGAAGTTCTTCCTCTACACGCTGGCGGGCTCGCTGCTGATGCTGGTGGCCATCGTCGCCCTGTACTTCATCAGCGGCACGGCCGGCACGCGCTCCTTCGACTACGCCGCGATCTACAACAGCCTGGTGGAGGCCAACCGGCAGCTCGCCACGTGCGGCGAGGACTGTGGGCGGCTCACCGGCATGGCGGGCGCGCTGTACCGCTGGGGCCCCTGGATGTTCGCGGCCTTCGCGCTGGCGTTCGCCATCAAGGTGCCCATGTGGCCGCTGCACACCTGGCTGCCGGATGCCTACGTGCAGGCGCCCACCGGAGGCACCATCCTCCTGTCCGCCGTCATGGCGAAGATCGGCGTCTATGGCTTCTGGCGCTACGCCATCCCCTTCTTCCCCGCGGCGATGCACCAGGTGCGGCCCGTGCTGGCGGCGCTCGCGGTGGTGGGAATCGTCTACGGCGCGCTCATGTGCCTGGCGCAGCGCGATATCAAGAAGCTCATCGCCTACTCGTCGGTGAGCCACCTGGGCTACTGCATGCTGGGCCTCGTGGCGCTCACCAGCGAGGGCGCCAGTGGAAGCGCCTACCAGATGCTCAACCACGGAGTGGCCACCGGCGCGCTCTTCCTCCTGTTCGGCCTGCTGCACGAGCGGCGGCAGACGCGGCTGATGTCCGACTACGGTGGCATCGCCAAGGTGGTGCCGGTGTACACGACGGCCTTCCTCATCATGACGTTCTCGTCCGTGGCGGTGCCGGGCACCAACAGCTTCGTGGGCGAGTTCCTCGTGCTGCTGGGGACCTTCAAGAGCAACCTGAGCCTGGGCTTCGGCGTCTTCGCCACGCTGGGCGTCATCCTGGGCGCGGCGTACATGCTGTGGATGGTGCAGAAGGTCTTCTTCGGGCCCCTCACCCACCGCGACAACCAGAACCTGACGGACCTCAACGCGCGCGAGCTCGTCACGGTGCTGCCCTTCGTGGTGCTCGTGGTCGTCATGGGCCTCAAGCCCCAGCCCTTCCTCGATCGCATCAACCCCGCCACCGAGCGCTTCGTCAGCCGCGCCAGCCTGGGCGCGCCCGGCAGCCAGGTCCAGCCCGCCGACGTGCGCATCAACGTGATGGGCCTGCCCCCCTCCGGCGAGGCCGCCGCCCCTCATGCCCAGCCGGCGGGTCCGCTCGCCGACCGGCGTTAG
- the nuoK gene encoding NADH-quinone oxidoreductase subunit NuoK encodes MVHSVDIKYYLVLAAVLFCLGMFGVLVRRNALVVFMCVELMLNAANLTFLAFARQNGDATGHVSAFFVIAVAAAEASIGLAIVIAVFRSRGTVNIEEIRTMKH; translated from the coding sequence ATGGTCCACTCCGTCGACATCAAGTACTACCTCGTCCTCGCCGCCGTCCTGTTCTGCCTGGGCATGTTCGGCGTGCTGGTGCGCCGCAACGCCCTGGTGGTGTTCATGTGCGTGGAGCTGATGCTCAACGCGGCGAACCTGACGTTCCTCGCCTTCGCGCGGCAGAACGGGGACGCCACGGGCCACGTGTCCGCCTTCTTCGTGATCGCCGTCGCGGCGGCGGAGGCCTCCATCGGACTGGCCATCGTCATCGCCGTGTTCCGCAGCCGCGGCACCGTCAACATCGAAGAAATCCGGACCATGAAGCACTGA
- a CDS encoding NADH-quinone oxidoreductase subunit NuoE family protein gives MAESLFTPEEQKKFDTEIAEILSHYPADRKSAAMLPALRLMQDIKGWLPPEGIKLVAQVLGVTPERAYEVASFYVMYHLKKPGKYVIDVCTNLPCALRGAEKMLAHLENKLGLKAGETNERFTLRETECLASCGTAPCLQINEDHHESLSRAKLDELIDKLS, from the coding sequence ATGGCGGAGTCCCTGTTCACCCCCGAAGAGCAGAAGAAGTTCGACACGGAGATCGCGGAGATCCTGTCGCACTATCCCGCGGACCGGAAGAGCGCCGCGATGCTTCCCGCGCTGCGGTTGATGCAAGACATCAAGGGGTGGCTGCCGCCCGAGGGCATCAAGCTCGTCGCGCAGGTCCTCGGTGTCACGCCGGAGCGCGCCTACGAGGTCGCCAGCTTCTACGTGATGTACCACCTGAAGAAGCCCGGCAAGTACGTCATCGACGTGTGCACCAACCTGCCCTGCGCGCTCCGGGGAGCCGAGAAGATGCTCGCCCACCTGGAGAACAAGCTCGGGCTGAAGGCCGGAGAGACGAACGAGCGCTTCACCCTCCGCGAGACGGAGTGCCTGGCCTCGTGCGGAACCGCGCCGTGCCTGCAAATCAATGAGGACCACCACGAGAGCCTCTCGAGGGCCAAGCTCGACGAGTTGATCGACAAGCTCTCCTGA
- a CDS encoding TIGR02266 family protein, producing the protein MNRGSDDQRDGPRVPLVLRVRFPDQARMTEVTENLSRGGIFVQTDRSFTVGESVGLALSFPGLLDPVEVVGTVAWVRPVSPEAPGGVGIRVLQAEDRQRLGDILSAPGQTRASDRTAAPAEGYRVLIVEDNPHIIEMYSYVLKKLASGELAGRVPLEVHFSPDGHHALQALRSSRFSLVMTDLYMPVMDGFALIERIRAEEALKSIPVVAISAGGPEARERAMQLGVDIYLRKPVRFQEVLETVKQLLHIP; encoded by the coding sequence ATGAATCGGGGATCAGACGACCAGCGTGATGGGCCCCGAGTGCCGCTCGTGTTACGCGTGCGCTTTCCGGACCAGGCACGGATGACGGAGGTGACGGAGAACCTGTCACGAGGAGGAATCTTCGTGCAGACCGACCGTTCCTTCACCGTGGGTGAGTCCGTGGGGTTGGCACTTTCTTTCCCGGGGCTTCTGGATCCGGTAGAAGTCGTGGGAACGGTGGCGTGGGTCCGGCCCGTGTCGCCCGAAGCACCCGGGGGTGTCGGCATCCGGGTGCTCCAAGCGGAGGACCGGCAGCGATTGGGTGACATCTTGAGTGCGCCAGGACAGACCCGCGCGTCGGACCGGACGGCCGCCCCCGCGGAGGGCTATCGTGTCCTCATCGTCGAGGACAACCCCCACATCATCGAGATGTACAGCTACGTGCTCAAGAAGCTGGCGAGCGGCGAGCTGGCGGGACGGGTGCCCCTGGAGGTGCACTTCTCTCCCGACGGGCATCACGCGTTGCAGGCGCTGCGCTCCAGCCGCTTCAGCCTGGTGATGACGGACCTGTACATGCCGGTGATGGACGGCTTCGCGCTCATCGAGCGCATCCGCGCCGAGGAGGCGCTCAAGTCCATTCCCGTGGTGGCCATCTCCGCGGGAGGCCCGGAGGCGCGCGAGCGCGCCATGCAGCTCGGGGTGGACATCTACCTGCGCAAGCCCGTGCGCTTCCAGGAAGTGTTGGAGACGGTGAAGCAGCTGCTCCACATCCCTTGA
- the nuoL gene encoding NADH-quinone oxidoreductase subunit L has product MDALKSFFMTAPVEPAVFAQSLWLIIALPLLGAFVCGVFGKKLGRANVNLIACAMVAGSFALSVLAFWCVNHAPSGGTPVAMESAFSASAIRYALGYDYGIWFAAGDFRVNLGLVVDHLSGIMLLVITGVGFLIHVYSTSYMEHDESPWRYFAYLNLFIAAMLTLVLADNLVLLFVGWEGVGLASYLLIGFWYTDAAKAWAGRKAFIANRIGDFAFLIGSFLIVLLVGAFNNQAGTSNFAPVGINPEAAQTRFREGLAMKGPLAFQGLEVMANSVPASSDKAPNALTLQTSIQAGPLAGRTFGGVLTAALLLFLLGAAGKSAQFPLYVWLPDAMAGPTPVSALIHAATMVTAGVYLFCRMSYLLVLSPTAMLVVAIIGAFTALLAALIAFAQDDIKKVLAYSTVSQLGLMFMGVGMGIFWAAVLHLVTHAFFKACLFLGAGSVMHGNGDETDIKKLGGLRHEMTWTWSTFLIATLAITGIAPFSGFFSKDALLHGVHHNHLHGFESASTLLYAVGLVIAACTAFYMTRLYVLTFEGKRSAEAKTEHAHESSGYMTVPLVILAILSVVSLAYALPLMPSRNGPQPVMENFLGPVFASAERIASRGALVTLDHSLPTMADYLIAWVVALVGGGAAAFAYLKYYPSRVGQPAPAFAREVRRFTQNKFYVDEVYTFLIIRPVKNLGVLLFKLVDTMLIDTVLVRGTAWVTARVGGALRYAQTGDAQAYAAVMALALLGGAVYAIIQVLQ; this is encoded by the coding sequence ATGGATGCCCTCAAGTCATTCTTCATGACCGCGCCGGTGGAGCCCGCCGTCTTCGCGCAGTCGTTGTGGCTCATCATCGCACTGCCGCTGCTGGGCGCGTTCGTGTGCGGCGTGTTCGGCAAGAAGCTGGGCCGCGCCAACGTGAACCTCATCGCGTGCGCGATGGTGGCCGGCTCCTTCGCGCTGTCCGTGCTGGCCTTCTGGTGCGTCAACCACGCGCCGTCGGGCGGCACGCCGGTGGCCATGGAGAGCGCCTTCTCCGCCAGCGCCATCCGCTACGCGCTCGGGTACGACTATGGCATCTGGTTCGCCGCCGGTGACTTCCGGGTGAACCTCGGCCTGGTGGTGGACCACCTGTCGGGCATCATGCTGCTGGTCATCACCGGCGTGGGCTTCCTCATCCACGTGTACTCCACGAGCTACATGGAGCACGACGAGAGCCCCTGGCGCTACTTCGCCTACCTCAACCTCTTCATCGCGGCGATGCTCACGCTGGTGCTCGCCGACAACCTCGTCCTGCTGTTCGTGGGCTGGGAGGGCGTGGGCCTCGCCAGCTACCTGCTCATCGGCTTCTGGTACACCGACGCGGCCAAGGCGTGGGCGGGCCGCAAGGCGTTCATCGCCAACCGCATCGGCGACTTCGCCTTCCTCATCGGCTCCTTCCTCATCGTGTTGCTGGTGGGGGCGTTCAACAACCAGGCGGGCACGAGCAACTTCGCCCCGGTGGGCATCAACCCCGAGGCCGCCCAGACGCGCTTCCGCGAGGGCCTGGCGATGAAGGGCCCCCTGGCCTTCCAGGGGCTGGAGGTGATGGCCAACTCGGTGCCCGCCTCGAGCGACAAGGCGCCCAACGCGCTCACCCTGCAGACGTCCATCCAGGCGGGTCCGCTGGCGGGCCGCACCTTTGGCGGCGTGCTGACGGCGGCGCTGCTCTTGTTCCTCCTGGGCGCGGCGGGCAAGAGCGCCCAGTTCCCGCTGTACGTGTGGCTGCCGGACGCCATGGCCGGCCCCACGCCCGTCTCCGCCCTCATCCACGCGGCGACGATGGTGACCGCGGGCGTCTACCTGTTCTGCCGCATGAGCTACCTGCTGGTGCTCAGCCCCACGGCCATGCTGGTGGTGGCCATCATCGGCGCCTTCACCGCCCTCCTCGCGGCGCTCATCGCGTTCGCGCAGGACGACATCAAGAAGGTGCTCGCCTACTCCACGGTGTCGCAGCTGGGCCTGATGTTCATGGGCGTGGGCATGGGCATCTTCTGGGCGGCGGTGCTGCACCTGGTCACCCACGCCTTCTTCAAGGCCTGCCTCTTCCTGGGCGCCGGCAGCGTGATGCACGGCAACGGCGACGAGACGGACATCAAGAAGCTGGGCGGGCTGCGCCACGAGATGACGTGGACGTGGTCCACCTTCCTCATCGCCACCCTGGCCATCACCGGCATCGCGCCCTTCTCCGGCTTCTTCTCCAAGGACGCCCTGCTGCACGGCGTGCACCACAACCACCTGCACGGCTTCGAGTCGGCCTCCACGCTGCTCTACGCGGTGGGGCTCGTCATCGCGGCGTGCACGGCCTTCTACATGACCCGCCTGTACGTGCTCACCTTCGAGGGCAAGCGCTCGGCCGAGGCGAAGACCGAGCACGCCCACGAGAGCTCCGGGTACATGACGGTGCCCCTGGTCATCCTGGCCATCCTGAGCGTGGTGTCGCTCGCGTACGCGCTGCCCCTCATGCCCAGCCGCAACGGCCCGCAGCCGGTGATGGAGAACTTCCTCGGCCCGGTGTTCGCCAGCGCCGAGCGCATCGCCTCGCGCGGCGCGCTGGTGACGCTGGACCACAGCCTGCCCACCATGGCCGACTACCTCATCGCCTGGGTCGTGGCGCTGGTGGGCGGCGGAGCGGCGGCGTTCGCCTACCTGAAGTACTACCCGAGCCGGGTGGGTCAGCCGGCGCCGGCGTTCGCCCGCGAGGTGCGCCGCTTCACGCAGAACAAGTTCTATGTGGATGAGGTCTACACCTTCCTGATCATCCGGCCGGTGAAGAACCTCGGTGTCCTGCTGTTCAAGCTGGTGGACACCATGCTCATCGACACAGTGTTGGTGCGCGGCACGGCGTGGGTCACGGCCCGCGTGGGCGGCGCGCTGCGCTACGCGCAGACGGGAGATGCCCAGGCCTATGCCGCGGTGATGGCCCTGGCCCTGCTCGGCGGTGCGGTTTACGCGATCATCCAGGTGCTGCAGTGA
- a CDS encoding NADH-quinone oxidoreductase subunit N: protein MNLPTLTSADFLPLIPAFILVLGACILLLSEVFLSAGSTRGYQAVLASLTAVIAGGVSLQLLVEPAREVFLGFGALDPFSSFLTFIVCVSLALATLTSAGFLRRRGAERGEFYALMLFAGAGMSLLGMSNELITVFINIEVLSISTYALTSFLRRGTRPSEAGFKYFILGAFSSAVLLYGAALLYGATGTTLLSNMAQPLRDAMESHAALVYTGAVLVAAGFAFKVAAVPFHMWTPDVYEGAPTPVTALMSAGVKAAAFVALVRVFVTVGSGINGKLPFALFSTLALLTMVGGNLLAIPQRNVKRMLAYSSIAHAGYLLLGVAALFVVQPGQQFQLLGPTSLTGASVEATARVEALRGILFYLLAYAVTAIGAFGIVSLLERREDEERGTAWDLERLSGLAQRRPGWAFAMAAFMLSLAGIPPTVGFLGKLLLFRAAVDVGLVGLTIVAVLSSAAGAYYYLRVVVYMYMRPVPEGAHPLERAWMTELALIISTAAVVLLGILPGPLTEWIAQAGSLLNR, encoded by the coding sequence ATGAACCTGCCCACCCTCACCTCGGCAGACTTCCTTCCCCTGATTCCCGCGTTCATCCTGGTGCTGGGCGCGTGCATCCTGCTGCTCTCGGAGGTGTTCCTCTCCGCGGGCTCCACCCGCGGCTACCAGGCGGTGCTGGCCAGCCTCACGGCCGTCATCGCCGGCGGCGTGTCGCTGCAGTTGCTGGTCGAGCCCGCGCGCGAGGTGTTCCTCGGCTTCGGCGCGTTGGATCCCTTCTCCAGCTTCCTGACCTTCATCGTCTGTGTGTCGCTGGCGCTGGCCACGCTCACCTCGGCGGGCTTCCTGCGCCGCCGGGGCGCCGAGCGCGGTGAGTTCTACGCGCTGATGCTCTTCGCGGGCGCGGGCATGAGCCTGTTGGGTATGTCCAACGAGCTCATCACCGTCTTCATCAACATCGAGGTGCTGTCCATCTCCACGTACGCGCTCACGAGCTTCCTGCGGCGTGGCACGCGGCCGAGCGAGGCGGGCTTCAAGTACTTCATCCTCGGCGCCTTCTCCTCAGCGGTGCTGCTCTACGGCGCGGCGCTCTTGTACGGCGCCACGGGCACCACGCTGCTGTCGAACATGGCGCAGCCGCTGCGCGACGCGATGGAGAGCCACGCGGCGCTCGTCTACACGGGCGCGGTGCTGGTGGCCGCGGGCTTCGCCTTCAAGGTGGCCGCGGTGCCCTTCCACATGTGGACGCCGGACGTCTACGAGGGCGCGCCCACTCCCGTCACCGCGCTCATGAGCGCGGGCGTGAAGGCCGCCGCCTTCGTGGCGCTCGTGCGCGTGTTCGTCACCGTGGGCAGCGGCATCAACGGCAAGCTGCCCTTCGCCCTGTTCTCCACCCTGGCGTTGCTCACCATGGTGGGCGGCAACCTGCTCGCCATCCCGCAGCGCAACGTCAAGCGCATGCTGGCCTACTCCTCCATCGCCCACGCCGGCTATCTGCTGCTGGGCGTGGCCGCCCTCTTCGTCGTGCAGCCCGGCCAGCAGTTCCAGCTGCTCGGACCCACGTCGCTCACCGGCGCCAGTGTCGAGGCCACCGCACGCGTGGAGGCCCTGCGCGGCATCCTCTTCTACCTGCTCGCCTACGCCGTCACGGCGATCGGGGCCTTCGGCATCGTCTCCCTCCTGGAGCGCCGCGAGGACGAGGAGCGGGGCACCGCGTGGGACCTGGAGCGCCTGAGCGGACTGGCCCAGCGCCGGCCGGGTTGGGCCTTCGCCATGGCCGCCTTCATGCTGTCGCTCGCCGGCATTCCGCCCACCGTCGGCTTCCTCGGCAAGCTCCTGCTCTTCCGCGCCGCGGTGGACGTGGGCCTCGTCGGGCTCACCATCGTCGCGGTGCTCTCCAGCGCGGCCGGCGCCTATTACTACCTGCGCGTGGTCGTCTACATGTACATGCGCCCGGTCCCCGAAGGCGCCCACCCGCTGGAGCGGGCCTGGATGACGGAGCTGGCGCTCATCATCTCCACCGCCGCCGTGGTGCTGCTGGGCATCCTGCCCGGGCCCCTCACCGAGTGGATCGCCCAGGCCGGCAGCCTGCTCAACCGCTGA
- a CDS encoding NADH-quinone oxidoreductase subunit J, which yields MSIEHVLFGVFALLTVVSAVMVIVAKSPISSAMSLVATFFFLAGIYVLLWAHTVAVLQVLVYTGAIMVLFLFVIMLLNLGEATTTGPRVTLARVAGGVAAAGLLAVLVTAIWRIPSASTFTGSQAMSQGFGTLAVIGQTIYTRWLLPFEAVSLLLLVGMVGAVVVAKSRI from the coding sequence TTGAGCATCGAGCACGTCCTCTTCGGAGTCTTCGCCCTGCTGACGGTGGTGTCGGCGGTGATGGTCATCGTCGCCAAGAGCCCCATCAGCTCCGCCATGTCGCTGGTGGCCACCTTCTTCTTCCTGGCCGGCATCTACGTGCTCTTGTGGGCGCACACCGTGGCGGTGCTGCAGGTGCTCGTCTACACGGGCGCCATCATGGTGCTCTTCCTCTTCGTCATCATGCTGCTCAACCTGGGCGAGGCGACCACGACGGGCCCCCGGGTGACGCTGGCGCGCGTGGCCGGAGGCGTGGCGGCGGCGGGACTGCTGGCGGTGCTGGTGACGGCCATCTGGCGCATCCCGTCGGCCAGCACGTTCACGGGCAGCCAGGCGATGAGCCAGGGCTTCGGCACGCTGGCGGTCATCGGCCAGACCATCTACACCCGGTGGCTGCTGCCCTTCGAGGCCGTCAGCCTGCTGCTGCTGGTGGGCATGGTGGGCGCGGTGGTGGTGGCCAAGTCGCGGATTTGA
- a CDS encoding serine/threonine-protein kinase — protein MPTPVIHRDTICGEALFILQSLRENGRLGRSNKLADVKASLEPSVSLEFDSYYLFLRKYHYIALDPREAQLRLSDMGERVVDTGMQDQFIAEVGEFFAEQLGLESLTTEDTVAQAQALKPPPPPEEESELASSEARPSAEPPALPRARPAQVSTASASPAGEPPVPASPPAASPRNDAVPLPPPASAPASKAVEVLDQRYQKQEALGSGPLGIASKGRFNALGLDVCIKELKDIFGYFSFLQRGEVLKRLKRELCAQAQVRHPGIVQVLDQNVEAARPYYVLELLQGNLKSMLEESGGKGVPVSFALRCFLQLAYALRAAHAVGLSHHNLKPENVLFDIHGNAKLGDFGLSRVVEQDASKGLPQVFVGAGGMVYLAPELLQPQRAKDAGPASDVYGLGILLYEMLTGQIPGRRSPLPSEVNPEAPSGLDALFDKMTQDRVDQRYPDLDAMLEDFYKSFPEAPFLAKGDLILSSEPR, from the coding sequence ATGCCCACGCCCGTCATCCACCGCGACACCATCTGCGGCGAGGCGCTGTTCATCCTCCAGAGCCTGAGGGAGAACGGCCGTCTGGGACGCTCGAACAAGCTGGCCGATGTGAAGGCCTCGCTCGAGCCGTCCGTCTCGCTGGAGTTCGACAGCTACTACCTCTTCCTGCGCAAGTACCACTACATCGCCCTGGATCCGCGTGAGGCGCAGCTGCGCCTGAGCGACATGGGCGAGCGCGTGGTGGACACCGGGATGCAGGACCAGTTCATCGCCGAGGTGGGGGAGTTCTTCGCCGAGCAACTGGGACTGGAGTCGCTCACCACCGAGGACACGGTCGCCCAGGCCCAGGCGCTCAAGCCGCCACCCCCTCCCGAGGAGGAGTCGGAACTCGCCTCCTCCGAGGCGCGGCCGTCCGCGGAGCCGCCCGCCCTGCCTCGCGCGCGTCCCGCCCAGGTCTCCACCGCGAGTGCATCCCCCGCGGGGGAGCCTCCGGTTCCGGCCTCGCCTCCCGCGGCCAGCCCACGCAACGACGCCGTGCCGCTGCCTCCTCCCGCCTCGGCGCCTGCCTCCAAGGCCGTGGAGGTGCTGGACCAGCGCTACCAGAAGCAGGAGGCCCTGGGCTCCGGTCCGCTGGGCATCGCGAGCAAGGGCCGCTTCAACGCGCTCGGGCTGGACGTCTGCATCAAGGAGCTCAAGGACATCTTCGGCTACTTCTCCTTCCTGCAGCGGGGCGAGGTGCTCAAGCGGCTCAAGCGCGAGCTGTGTGCCCAGGCCCAGGTGCGCCATCCGGGCATCGTCCAGGTGCTCGACCAGAACGTGGAGGCGGCGCGCCCCTACTACGTGCTCGAGCTCTTGCAGGGCAACCTCAAGTCCATGCTGGAGGAGAGTGGGGGCAAGGGCGTGCCGGTGTCCTTCGCGCTGCGCTGCTTCCTGCAACTGGCCTACGCGCTGCGCGCCGCGCACGCCGTGGGCCTCTCCCACCACAACCTCAAGCCGGAGAATGTCCTCTTCGACATCCATGGCAACGCGAAGCTCGGCGACTTCGGGCTGAGCCGCGTGGTGGAGCAGGATGCCTCCAAGGGTCTGCCCCAGGTCTTCGTGGGCGCCGGCGGAATGGTGTACCTGGCGCCGGAGCTCCTCCAGCCGCAGCGCGCGAAGGACGCGGGCCCCGCCTCCGATGTCTACGGGCTGGGCATCCTCCTCTACGAGATGCTCACCGGGCAGATTCCCGGCCGCCGCTCGCCCCTGCCCTCCGAGGTCAATCCCGAGGCGCCCTCCGGGCTGGATGCGCTCTTCGACAAGATGACCCAGGACCGCGTGGACCAGCGCTACCCGGACCTCGACGCCATGCTGGAGGACTTCTACAAGTCCTTCCCCGAGGCGCCGTTCCTCGCCAAGGGCGATCTCATCCTCTCCTCGGAGCCGCGGTAG
- the nuoF gene encoding NADH-quinone oxidoreductase subunit NuoF, whose product MATTAFEPVISTAWGTPQSWTMDAYKKRGGYQGLTKALELTPAQIIDEVKKSNLRGRGGAGFPTGLKWSFVPKDNPKPKYLAVNGDESEPGTFKDRNILSHDPHMLLEGIAIAAYALNVHTCYVYLRGEFKFPAQRLSQAIKEAYAAGIFGKSLMGKDYALDCYLVRGAGAYICGEETALLESLEGKKGWPRLKPPFPAVVGLFGSPTVVNNVETLASVPHIFTRGSAWYAGLGTDKSGGTRIMCLSGTVNRPGVYEVPLETTFNQLIFDDKYGQGLPAGRKVKAVIPGGSSAPILSPDELDIAMEFEALKVKQSMAGSGGVIVMDDTTCMVRSLWRVARFYAEESCGQCTPCREGTPWQARILRKIEEGRGEPGDVEQLSNVASSIAPYPPIGLGNTICALGDAAALPTHSFLMRFRDEFEAHIREHRCPFGDKPWGAFGDWS is encoded by the coding sequence ATGGCGACAACGGCATTCGAACCCGTCATCTCGACCGCCTGGGGCACGCCCCAGTCCTGGACGATGGACGCGTACAAGAAGCGCGGGGGCTACCAGGGTCTGACCAAGGCGCTGGAGCTGACGCCCGCGCAGATCATCGACGAGGTGAAGAAGTCCAACCTGCGCGGGCGCGGCGGGGCGGGCTTTCCCACCGGACTCAAGTGGAGCTTCGTCCCCAAGGACAACCCCAAGCCGAAGTACCTCGCGGTCAACGGCGACGAGTCCGAGCCGGGGACGTTCAAGGACCGCAACATCCTCTCGCATGATCCGCACATGCTGCTCGAGGGCATTGCCATCGCGGCCTACGCGCTCAACGTGCACACCTGCTACGTGTACCTGCGCGGCGAGTTCAAGTTCCCGGCGCAGCGGCTCAGCCAGGCCATCAAGGAGGCGTACGCCGCGGGCATCTTCGGCAAGAGCCTGATGGGCAAGGACTACGCGCTGGACTGCTATCTGGTGCGCGGCGCGGGCGCCTACATCTGCGGCGAGGAGACGGCGCTCCTGGAGAGCCTCGAGGGAAAGAAGGGCTGGCCGCGGCTCAAGCCGCCCTTCCCCGCGGTGGTGGGCCTGTTCGGCAGCCCCACGGTGGTCAACAACGTGGAGACGCTCGCGAGCGTGCCGCACATCTTCACCCGGGGCTCGGCCTGGTACGCGGGCCTGGGCACGGACAAGTCGGGCGGCACGCGCATCATGTGCCTGTCGGGCACGGTGAACCGGCCGGGCGTGTACGAGGTGCCGCTGGAGACGACCTTCAACCAGCTCATCTTCGACGACAAGTACGGCCAGGGCCTGCCCGCGGGGCGCAAGGTGAAGGCGGTGATTCCCGGAGGCTCCTCGGCGCCCATCCTCAGCCCGGACGAGCTGGACATCGCCATGGAGTTCGAGGCGCTCAAGGTGAAGCAGAGCATGGCGGGCTCCGGCGGCGTCATCGTCATGGACGACACCACCTGCATGGTGCGCAGCCTGTGGCGCGTGGCGCGCTTCTACGCCGAGGAGTCGTGCGGCCAGTGCACGCCGTGCCGCGAGGGCACGCCGTGGCAGGCGCGCATCCTGCGCAAGATCGAGGAGGGCCGGGGCGAGCCGGGCGACGTGGAGCAGCTGAGCAACGTGGCCTCGTCCATCGCACCCTACCCGCCCATCGGCCTGGGCAACACCATCTGCGCGCTGGGCGATGCCGCGGCGCTGCCGACGCATTCCTTCCTCATGCGCTTCCGCGACGAGTTCGAGGCGCACATCCGCGAGCACCGCTGCCCGTTCGGCGACAAGCCCTGGGGCGCGTTCGGAGACTGGTCTTGA